One region of Candidatus Dadabacteria bacterium genomic DNA includes:
- a CDS encoding aldehyde dehydrogenase family protein translates to MSPTTKPFHLIINGKKVPTGRCFEVLNPANEELAGLASLARKKDLDGAVRAARTAFEKWREVPEPRRQAACLEIASKIEENSEELARILTAEQGKPLNGLGSRWEIGAAVAWTRYTAGLSLPVKVLQDNDEGRVELHRKPIGVVGSITPWNFPVLIAIWHIVPAVLSGNTVVSKPSPFTPLSTLRLAELMNEVLPEGVVNCLAGKDRLGAAMTAHEGIGKIVFTGSCATGQKIMANSAETMKRLTLELGGNDAGIVLPDVDPKQVAEGLFWGAFINSGQTCAALKRLYVHDDVYDEVCDELVALARKMKVGEGTNEDVVLGPIQNRKQYDIVAGLVRSAESKGRVLLGGDPGEIREKMGGKGYFYPLTIIADLENGDPLVDKEQFGPVLPIIRYHHIEEAIEKANDNPNGLGGSVWSRDIEKAREIANRMECGSVWINKHGMIQPNAPFGGVKRSGFGVEFAEEGLVEYTDIQVVFS, encoded by the coding sequence ATGAGCCCAACAACAAAACCATTCCACCTTATCATCAACGGCAAGAAGGTCCCTACCGGGCGATGCTTTGAAGTGCTGAATCCCGCTAACGAAGAATTGGCCGGACTCGCGTCACTGGCAAGAAAGAAAGATCTTGATGGTGCCGTGCGAGCCGCTCGGACGGCGTTTGAAAAATGGCGCGAAGTGCCCGAACCCCGACGGCAGGCGGCATGTCTGGAAATTGCCTCCAAAATCGAGGAAAACTCAGAGGAACTCGCCCGCATTCTGACCGCTGAGCAGGGCAAGCCCCTAAATGGCCTCGGCTCACGCTGGGAAATCGGCGCCGCGGTAGCCTGGACCCGCTATACGGCCGGCCTTTCCCTGCCGGTGAAGGTCCTCCAGGACAATGATGAGGGCAGGGTCGAGCTTCACCGTAAGCCGATCGGCGTCGTGGGCTCGATTACTCCCTGGAACTTTCCGGTTCTGATCGCGATCTGGCATATAGTTCCCGCCGTTCTCTCGGGCAACACTGTAGTGTCCAAGCCCTCCCCCTTTACGCCCCTGTCAACGCTGCGCCTTGCCGAACTCATGAACGAGGTGCTGCCGGAAGGCGTGGTCAACTGCCTCGCCGGCAAGGACAGGCTGGGCGCCGCAATGACGGCGCATGAAGGGATCGGCAAGATTGTTTTCACCGGTTCCTGCGCGACCGGACAGAAGATTATGGCGAACTCGGCGGAAACCATGAAACGGCTGACTCTTGAACTTGGCGGAAACGATGCCGGAATCGTTCTTCCGGACGTTGACCCGAAGCAGGTCGCCGAAGGGCTTTTCTGGGGCGCGTTCATCAATAGCGGCCAGACCTGCGCGGCGTTAAAACGACTCTACGTCCATGATGACGTGTACGATGAGGTCTGCGATGAACTGGTTGCATTGGCCCGGAAGATGAAGGTTGGCGAGGGTACGAACGAGGATGTCGTTTTGGGTCCGATCCAGAACCGAAAGCAATACGATATCGTGGCCGGCCTGGTACGAAGCGCGGAGTCCAAGGGACGCGTGCTCCTGGGCGGAGACCCCGGGGAGATACGGGAAAAAATGGGCGGGAAGGGATATTTTTATCCGCTCACGATCATAGCCGACCTGGAAAACGGAGACCCTCTGGTTGACAAGGAGCAGTTCGGCCCGGTTCTGCCGATCATCCGCTATCACCATATCGAGGAGGCGATCGAGAAGGCAAACGACAATCCGAACGGCCTCGGGGGTTCGGTCTGGAGCCGGGACATAGAAAAGGCAAGAGAGATCGCCAACCGGATGGAATGCGGTTCAGTCTGGATAAACAAGCACGGAATGATCCAGCCCAACGCCCCGTTCGGCGGGGTAAAACGCTCCGGCTTCGGTGTTGAATTCGCAGAGGAAGGTCTGGTGGAATATACGGATATTCAGGTTGTCTTTTCCTGA